One window of the Nocardia huaxiensis genome contains the following:
- a CDS encoding DUF742 domain-containing protein: protein MSDSREHWYEDEAGPLVRLYAVARGRADRAELDMTSLVVDTQRGLALTRNEPEYAAIVRLCAGPISVAEVSAHLHLPLTMTKVLIGDLLDDGRLVVRSAPAAERSTSDLGVLRAVLDGIRAL from the coding sequence ATGAGTGATTCGCGCGAGCACTGGTACGAAGACGAGGCCGGACCGCTGGTCCGGCTCTACGCGGTGGCTCGCGGCCGGGCTGATCGGGCGGAACTGGACATGACCTCGCTGGTGGTCGACACCCAGCGCGGACTCGCCCTGACCCGCAATGAACCCGAATACGCGGCGATCGTCCGATTATGCGCCGGACCCATTTCGGTAGCGGAGGTGTCGGCGCATCTGCACCTGCCACTGACCATGACCAAGGTGCTCATCGGCGATCTGCTCGACGACGGCCGGCTGGTGGTCCGGTCCGCGCCGGCGGCCGAGCGCAGCACCTCCGATCTGGGGGTGCTGCGCGCGGTGCTGGACGGCATTCGGGCGCTCTGA